The Moorena producens PAL-8-15-08-1 genomic interval CGATCGCGCTTGTGCTGCCAATAAGCTAAATCCTGAAAAGGTCAAGATGTTGCCTTGTGCTGTTGATGGCAATAGGTTTACTCCCGGTCCAAAATCACCAGCCTTAATCGAAAAGTATGGTCTGACTGGTGCTAAGGTGTTGATGACTGTGGCCCGTCTGTGGTCTGGGGATATTTATAAAGGAGTAGATGTTACCATTCAAGCACTTCCTGCGATCGCAAACATCTTTCCAGAGGTTAAATATCTAGTCATTGGTCGTGGTGATGATCAACCCAGACTGGCACAGCTAGCCAAAGATTTGGGTGTTGCGGATCGGGTGGTCTTTGCTGGTTTTGTCCCTACACCAGAATTAGTGGAACACTACCGAGTGGCTGATACCTACGTCATGCCCTCCCAAGAAGGCTTTGGTATTGTATACCTAGAGGCCATGGCTTGTGGTAAACCTGTCCTTTCTGGGGATTCTGATGGTTCTGCTGATCCGTTGCAAGATGGTCAGCTTGGTTGGCAAGTTCCCTATCGAGACCCCGATGCAGTGGCTGCGGCTTGTATTGAAATTCTCAAGGGAGAGGATCAACGCTGTGATGGTGAGTGGTTACGAGAACAATCCCTAGGGTTATTTAGTAAAGAGGCTCTGACAAAGCAGTTAAAAGAGTTCCTCGATTTTGCGTAAACATTGTTCTGATTCCCGTACATCCCCATCCTTGTTAGTAATAAAGCCAGAATCAAGCCTGGGAATAGGGAAAGCTTGGTTTATGGGTTTTCAGCGGGTCACAAGCCCCTCGTGGAGCATCAGCAGCGAGGGGTAATTTCTCTTCAAGTTAAGACGAATCTGAACTAGGATATAACTACCCGATCATATTTGTTATTTTTAAAAGAAAACTGTGAATCAAAATACCCCCAGACAGTTTCAGTTCAACCTGTCAGGTATGGGCTGTTGGCTAGCGTTCTTCTTAACTTGTTTCTTGCTAGGCACAGTTGGCTTGGGATGGGTAGTCAATGGTTTTTTGATTTTGATTGCTTTTTTAATCATCTCACCAGTGATTGCCTGGTTCGGAGTTCGCTGGTGGCTCAGACGTAATCTAGTAGAAGATCAATGTCCAGTCTGTGCCTATGAGTTTACTGGGTTTAACAATACCCAGTGTCAGTGCCCCAGTTGCGGGGAAGTTTTGAAGATAGAACAGGGTCGTTTTAACCGCTTAGCAGCTCCAGGCACCATTGATGTGGAAGCGGTTGAGGTATCCGTTCAGCAGATTGAAGATTAGAGTAATCGCTAATCACCAATAGACTTCGCCGCAGTTGTCAGGCAAAAGGCTTGCATACAATCATTCTTGAGTGTTGAACTTGTGAAGTACCCCAACCTGCTTGACCTTTGGTCACGCTACCCGAACGCTGAGGCTGGGGTACTTCACCAATTCATAGCTCCATCTATTCTTTTACGAAGACCTATAGTTCTGCTGCTACAATCATTAATACAAAAAACACTTACCGTGACATAATTACCATCTGGACTACATAGAACATTTAAAATAACTGTATTTCCTATTTTAAAACGTGATTTCCATCCTGGAACAAATTGGACATCTCCGTTATTTACAAAAGTTGTCATTTTTTCTAAAGCTTTATTGGCACAGCTTGACTGACTATTACTACTAACAGCATTCCAACCTGTACTACCTCCATCTCCGAAGCCAGCATAAGCTAATCCTTGGTTTATGGTTATACTTGCAATGGTTGCAACAGATAAAATACTCAGTTTATTCAACATGGCAATATGTTCATATATCTTGTGAATACAACTAAGTATAGTAATTCTCTTATTAGATAAATCTAATAAGAGAATAATTTTTGTGAAAATAAATTAATATTCATATAGATTTAATTCGCCATGCTGGTATTAGGGAGTTTTCGTGATCGATAAGGTATAAGGATGCTGTTCACCATTGCGATCGCCAACGTAGAATGAGTAGCTGCCTTGCTCCCAATATCCGATTTTAACAATATTGCCCCCAGATAAATTATCGGCCTGTGTACATGAGGTACCATTTGGCTCCTGAATCAATAGAGTGGGCTGGCCTTGGCTTTCTAGGTTGAAGCGCAAGTAGGTAAAATCTTGGTTCAAATTAATCACATGATTGGGCTGGGTACTAACCATACCGCATTGGCTCTTATTTGATCCTCCAGAGTTTCCAGTCACTACGATCGGATCAGGCTGGAATCCAGGCTGAAGGTTGATGGTTTCGGCGCTGGCGATACCAGGGCTAGTTAAGCTTACAGTTAGGGTGATTGGAACAATCATCCACTGTGGGAATAGTTTAGTCATTGTCATACCCTAAAGTCTTGTGTTCTATTACTAATACACTTGTTCTATATTATTTGACTATCTCGAATTAAATTTGTTTCGGGTAAGCTATCAGCTATCAGTTATCAGCTATCAGTTATCAGCTATCAGTTATCAGCTAGCATTAAAAGGCTGAAGGCTGAGGGCTAAGGGCTGAGGGCTGAAGGCTGACTGCTGTTCGCGTAGCGTGGCCAAAGGCCTTTAGCTGACGGGTACCTCACCCAATTTAAAACTGCTATATAATAATGAGGCTGATTTCATAGCAGTTCAGTGCTATTGCCGGTATTCAACCGGTTAAGTCTAGACATAGTTAAACATAGTCATCAGGTGTTTGCCCAAAAAACGGTATCAACCAAAATCTGCTATAATCTCGGGGAATTTGCTTACTGCTCCTTGAAATCAGTGTTCACAGTCATTAAAAAGCCACAAATCGCAGCCTGAGCATTGAATATGGCTAGCCCCACTCTAAAAACAGGTCAACATCGAGAAGGTAGCTGGTATTTTCCGCTGCGACTGAACTTGGTTCTGCCACTGGTGACTAGGCGTTGCGTGGCAGCGCTTTTGGAAGTCTCGCTGGTAACTACCAGTGCGCTGCTCCCTTACGGGATTGGTTTGTATGCAGAAAAATACTCGAAGGCAGAACCGGTTCCCCTTAACCCAGTGTTGGGGGCAACCCAGAATGCGATCGCAAAAACTCTAGCTTACCCGCGCCTACAACTAACCAAGCGAGTCACTCCCCTGACCAATTTTTTTTGGTGTGCTTCCTTAGTGATGCCAGTAGGAGTAACCCTATGGCAACTTTATCTGCTGGGAAAAACTGGTCAAACTACTCCCAAAGGTTGGTTTGGAGTGCGAGTGGTTACCACCTCGGGAAAACCGCCTGGTTTGATGGGTGCGGTGTGGCGTGAGGCAGTGGGACGCTGGGGATTACCACTGGGAAGTGCTTATTTACTCTGGCGCTATACTGGAGCGTTTCCTGACTTGTTAATTTTGTTGGGATTGGCAGGATTGATGCTATTGGCAGAGAGTTTTAGTTCTGTATTAAATGCTCAACATCGCAGCCTCCACGACTACATAGCCGGAACTTATGTCTCGGATTCCTCTCGGTTGCTCTTGCCGTACTGGTCAAGTTTTGAATCCTCCCCCTCACCAGAGTATGAAGACGTTGAGCTAGAGGAGGACACTGATGAGCAATGGTCTCAAGAGTATGAAGAGGTTGAGCTAGAGGAGGACACTGATGGGCAATGGTCTAATCACCAGGAAGCTACCTCGGGTTACCGTAGCGGAACAGTTACTACCATTACCCTGATTTCAAAATCTCAACAGCACTCCCCCAATCTTTGGTTGTGGATGCGCCGACATCCCGGTCTTACTCTGGTAATTGTTACCTTTGGCGGCATGGGGTCTGTACTGGGCACGTTTGTGGGGACCCAAATCTATATTCAAAGTCAAGCAAATTGGCGAGCGTTCAATCAGCAGAAGAATCAGGTCTTTCTGACCTTAGTGAAACAATTAAGCTCCACTGAGAGCACGGCTCAAGAAGAACGTTTGGGATCAATTCTGGCTCTAGGTAGGATAGACGACCATCGTGCTGTACCGTTTCTGGTGGATTTGCTGGGTCAGGAAAATACCCCTAGCTTGATTGATACCCTCCAACAAACCTTGGTCAGTAAAGGCGTTCAACCGCTTCCCCATTTACGAGTATTGAATCAATCCGTGGGCTACGACCAGAAAACCTTAACCAGGGAAGGTAAACCAGGGGTTGGGGAAGTGCTAGCGGTGCGGCACCGAGCAACTAAGCAAGCTATCTCGAAAATTCTGACTATCTACGACGGTCAAGTGCATAATGCTAACCTGAGTAATATTAACCTCAGTAAGGTTAATCAGGGTTATGGCTATTTTAATCCCATTCTGGACAACCTGAATTTGTCGGGCATTAATTTCCGCTACGCTGATTTGTCCGGTGCTAATTTGCAGGGTAGTCGCTTCTATGGCCCTGGTGAGGATGAACATTTTGGCACGTTTGATGATTGGGTCAGCGACTTTAGCGGAGCTGATCTCAGGGAAGTTAACCTGACTGGCGCTATTCTCGATAATGTCTTGATGAATCGCACTAATTTAATTGGGGCAACCCTGAACCGAGCAAGGTTTTATAACGGCAGCCTGATCGGTGCGAATCTCAGCAGTGCCCAGCTGATTAATGCTGATTTCCGTAGAGCTATCTTAGAAAATGCTAGCCTCACAGGAGCCAATTTGGGGGAAGCAAAATTCAGTCTCTCTAGTCTTCATGGTGCTCGTTTGGGCAAAGTTAGTGCTGTGGGGAGTGATTTCTCTTCTGCTGATTTAAGTCAATCAAGCTGGCAAGGATCGAATCTTTCTAGGGCAAATTTGAGTAATGCTAATCTCAAAAATGTTGATTTAAATTCAACCCAATTGGTAGGGGCTAATTTACGCAATGCTCAGCTGTCAAATGCTAAGCTACGTTACGCTAATCTAAGTGCTGCAGATTTGCGAGGGGCTAATTTAGCTGGAGCCGATTTTCTGGGAGTTACCTTTGCTATGGCTAAACAGACCAAGGCTAATCAATTTATTACTTTGCCTCCACCTAAATCGCATTTAGCCAGGATTAGGGGGGTTGATTTTACCAATGTTAAAAATTTAGATGAGCAGCAACTTCGATATATTTGTACCTATGGTGGACTTCATCCTAGATGTTTGTAATTTTATTTTAAGTAGGGAGTAGGGAGTAGGGAATAGGGAACAGGGAACAGGGAACAGGGAATAGGGAACAGGGAATAGGGAATAGGGAACAAGGAAAAAACAAGTGGGAAGTGCGTAGGGTGCGTTAGGGGCGGACTTGCCCTTATTTTTCCCCTCGTAGCCAGCGTTGGGATAGTCCGCCCCGTAACGCACCACCAAAAGGCTCCCCCTCATTTTCCGCCTCTTCGCGAGTTTAGAAAGTCCGTAGGGGCGGACTTGCCCTTATTTTTCCCCTCGTAGCCAGCGTTGGGATAGTCCGCCCCGTAACGCACCACCAAAAGGCTCGCCGTCATTTTGTAACGGGCAAGATGCCCGTTCCACCCACCGGATCAAAAAGCTTTTAGGAGATGCACCCAGCAAGTAAGAAACAAGTGGGAAGAAAGAAGTGGTAAAAAATAAAGTAGGCTCAATTTTTTCTCTTGTCAAAAAATTAGCGATGCTCTGAAAGAGCCGCTACGCGAACGCATAAATTAAAAAGCTACTGAGTCGATTCACTATCTTCGAGTTGACTTCAGTTTAAAACCCGCTTAACCAGAATAGATTGCTTAATGGATTGCCTTAATTTAAAGTTAACTATCAACAGTGAACAAAACATCAACCTGTATATAGCGGTTTCTATTCTAATCAAATAATTTTTACTCTCTTGCCTCTTGCCTCTTGCCTCTTGCCTCTTGCCTCTTGCCTCTTGCCTATTCCCTGTTCCCTATTCCCCTTTGCTATATTAGTTTCACCGCAGCAATTAAGCTAATATGAGCGAGAAAGCAGCCATCATTAGAATTAGGTATTGAGGAGTTGAGGAAATGGGTAATACTATTGGATTATTGTCCACAGTAGGAACGCTGGTGCTGGGAAGTCTGGCTAGTTTAATGATTAAATCGCAACCAGCATTTGCTCAAGCTGCCTACGGAAGTTATGTGGGAATTGGTCCTACGTTTGGTATTACAAAGGATGATGATGGAGAGGGTCAGCAAATTGGTGGGGTAATTGCATTTCGCTACAAATTCCTAGAAATCCCCATTTCCTTCCGGACACAAGCCCTGATTGGTGCTGGTACTGCTATTGTGCCAACAATTTCCTACGATTTCCCCCTTAACTGGCAAACCGATGCTTACTTAGGAGCAGGAGCTGTATTTGCTAGCGGTCACTCTCCGTCACCAGTAGGAGATAAGACCAGTTTTGCTATACAACCTGGTATTGATTTTATGATCCCTAATAGCCAAACGGTTTTGTTTGGTAATGCGATTATTGCTTTTGATGCCTATCGGGAGGGTGGCGGCGTCGCTGCCTCTGTTCAAGGTGGATTTGGTTTAAGATTTTAGGGATTTTAGTTTCAAAATAGCCCCGTCCGGTATAGTTTCCTGTTTCATTTCCCAAAACTTGCTCAGGACATGAATTTGCTTTAATCCCACTATTAAATTTAAGCCAGGTATAAAAATCCACCACACTACCAGAGGTTCTGTGAGTCCTTCTCGTCGATACAGCTCATTAATTGTGCGGTAAAGCCTAAACTGCACAATGTAAATCCAAACTATACCGAGTAGGGAAAACCAACCAAACCAGCCAGGAACATCAGGATCTAATATCCATAGCGCTTGTGGAACGGCGACACCTAAAAGGAAAGGTAGTAAACACAGGTTACCGGACCAAC includes:
- a CDS encoding pentapeptide repeat-containing protein: MASPTLKTGQHREGSWYFPLRLNLVLPLVTRRCVAALLEVSLVTTSALLPYGIGLYAEKYSKAEPVPLNPVLGATQNAIAKTLAYPRLQLTKRVTPLTNFFWCASLVMPVGVTLWQLYLLGKTGQTTPKGWFGVRVVTTSGKPPGLMGAVWREAVGRWGLPLGSAYLLWRYTGAFPDLLILLGLAGLMLLAESFSSVLNAQHRSLHDYIAGTYVSDSSRLLLPYWSSFESSPSPEYEDVELEEDTDEQWSQEYEEVELEEDTDGQWSNHQEATSGYRSGTVTTITLISKSQQHSPNLWLWMRRHPGLTLVIVTFGGMGSVLGTFVGTQIYIQSQANWRAFNQQKNQVFLTLVKQLSSTESTAQEERLGSILALGRIDDHRAVPFLVDLLGQENTPSLIDTLQQTLVSKGVQPLPHLRVLNQSVGYDQKTLTREGKPGVGEVLAVRHRATKQAISKILTIYDGQVHNANLSNINLSKVNQGYGYFNPILDNLNLSGINFRYADLSGANLQGSRFYGPGEDEHFGTFDDWVSDFSGADLREVNLTGAILDNVLMNRTNLIGATLNRARFYNGSLIGANLSSAQLINADFRRAILENASLTGANLGEAKFSLSSLHGARLGKVSAVGSDFSSADLSQSSWQGSNLSRANLSNANLKNVDLNSTQLVGANLRNAQLSNAKLRYANLSAADLRGANLAGADFLGVTFAMAKQTKANQFITLPPPKSHLARIRGVDFTNVKNLDEQQLRYICTYGGLHPRCL
- a CDS encoding glycosyltransferase family 4 protein; translation: MSDTQKTASNYVFIFLEIFECEGGIQSYVKDIFEAYLSVAAKSVNSSRAEIFLLRDGLGCDNPFDVYPLRFHYLKTKPPVLGRVRLTLALGFYLWQKRPKHVFCGHIKLAPLTQLLCNSLGIPYTVLTYGKEVWKPLALKERNALERAAAIWTISRYSRDRACAANKLNPEKVKMLPCAVDGNRFTPGPKSPALIEKYGLTGAKVLMTVARLWSGDIYKGVDVTIQALPAIANIFPEVKYLVIGRGDDQPRLAQLAKDLGVADRVVFAGFVPTPELVEHYRVADTYVMPSQEGFGIVYLEAMACGKPVLSGDSDGSADPLQDGQLGWQVPYRDPDAVAAACIEILKGEDQRCDGEWLREQSLGLFSKEALTKQLKEFLDFA